From the Deinococcus gobiensis I-0 genome, the window GCTGGCCCAGCCTCCAGCACGAGCTGAAGCTGGCCGGCGCGCAGTGGGTGGACGAGCAGGTCGTGACCGACAAGGGCGTGGTCACGAGCCGCAACCCCGACGACATCCCCGCCTTCAACAAGAAGATCGTCGAGGAATTTGCCGAGGGCGACCACAGCAGCAAGCGCTGAGACGAGGCAGACAAGGCCCCGGACCTGTAGATGGTCCGGGGCCTTGTCGTGCCTGCCTTCCGGCCGCCCTACAAATCTTCGAGTTCGGAGGTCGGCGCGGAGCCGGCGCCGTCGGTATCGGCCCCCACCGCCGGGGCCGGGCTCATGGTGCCGGGCATCCCGCCCATGCCCCCGGTGCGCGGCGTGTCGGTGGTGGGGTTCAGCGGGTCGCCCGAAAGGGGACGCTCCTGTAACTCGGGGCGCGACATGTTGGGCAGGTCGGTGTCGGGCGTGGTGCTGGTGGGCGTCTCGGCGGGGTCGGTGTCCACGGGGGGGTTGTAAGTCTTGTCGTCGGGGGTCATGGCAGGTCCTCCTTAAGCGGTGATCTCGCCGCCGGTGATGGCGTAGACGGCGCCGGTCGTGTACTTGCTGTCGGCCGAGGCCAGCAGCACGTAGGTCGCGGCCAGTTCAGCGGGCTGTCCGGGGCGGCCCAGCGGGGTCTTCCTGCCGAACTCGGGGGCCGACTCGGCGTCGCCCTGCACGACCAGCGGTGTCCAGATCGGCCCCGGCGCCACCGCGTTCACGCGCACGCCCTTCTCGCCCAGCGCCTTGGCGAAGCCCTTGGTGAAGGTCACGACCGCGCCCTTGGTCGAGGCGTAGGGGAGGATGGTCGGCGTGGGCTGGTACGCCTGCACCGACGCCGTGTTGATGATGCTCGCGCCCGGCTGGAGGTGCGGCATGGCCGCCTGGCACAGGTAGAAGATGGCGAAGACGTTGGTGCGGTAGTGCCGCTCCAGGTCGTCCGGCGTGACCTCGGTCATGTCCCCGAAGTTCTTCTGGTAGCCGGCGTTGTTGACCAGCACGTCCAGCGCGCCGAATTTGGCCACAGTGCGCTCGACGAGTTCGTGGCAGTGGGCCTGCTCGCCGATGTCGCCCGGCAGGAGCAGCACGCGGCGGCCGGCCTCGCGCACCAGCCGGGCCGTGTCCTCGGCGTCCTCGTGCTCGTCGAGGTACGACACCACCACGTCGGCGCCCTCGCGCGCAAAGGCCAAGGCCACGGCCTTGCCGATGCCGCTGTCGGCGCCGGTCACGAGGGCCACCTTGCCCTCCAGCTTGCCGTTGCCCCGGTACGACGTTTCGCCGTGGTCGGCCCTGGGGTTCAGCGCTCCTTCGGTGCCGGGGTTGTCCTGCTTCTGGGGCGGGATGTTCGGGGCGGGCTGGCGGGGGTCGTCCTGGGTCATGCGGCATTGTCAGCCGCCGCCGTAGCTGGGGCGTAAGAATTTCTACCAATAGGCTTGAGTTGTGGTTAAAATAGTGTATAGCAAACTTGGTAAGTCAACGGCCGTATGACCTAGCTTCGTGATAAAGAATTTGGGAAGGCAAAAGTTGGGAGGAAGAGGATGACACTGCATGTCTATAGATCTGAGATTCGAGACAGCACAATTAATGAGCTCTTAGAAAAAATTGATAAGAGAAATATCAATAAGTATATATCAGATCGAATTAGAAAAGGTGAGGGGCTTCGAGAATGCGTCGATTCAGTTTGACTTTCCTGTTACGGCAATTATTGGCAGAAACGGGGGCGGTAAAACTACAATTCTAGGTGCAGCGGCATGTCTGTATGAGAGTATTAAGCCAAGACAGTTTTTTGCTAAAAGCGGTGCATTGGATAACAGCATGCAAGGCTGGAAAATGTCATATGAAGCTGTGGATAAATCAGTTTCAACTAGAGACGTAATTAGAAAGAACGCAACATTTACTAGCTCAAAATGGTCTCGGGACACCCTTAAAAGAGATGTCTTGGTATTTGGAGTTATTCGAACACTTCCAGCCAGCGAGCGTACTGAGATGAAGAAGCTGGCTTCAAATAATTATGAAATTGATGATAAGCAGATTGAAGCTATGGCTACCGACGTCAGTTTGGCGGTTTCTAAAATTTTAGGAAAAGATATAAATAAATTTAGTCATATCAAAATAGATAAGTTGGGCAGAATATCTTTGTTAGCGGGAGTGACTGCTGATGGTAAGTCGTATTCCGAATTTCATTTTGGTGCAGGAGAATCTAGTGTTATCAGAATGGTTATGAAGCTCGAAGGGCCTCTAATAATTCGCTGGTTCTGATAGAGGAAATAGAAAACGGATTATACCCTTTAGCAACTGTAAAAATGGTAGAATATCTGATAGATATAGCGTATAGAAAAGGAATTCAAACTATATTTACAACTCACTCTAATGACGCTCTAAGAGTTTTGCCTAGTAAGGCAATATGGGCAATTGAAAATGGAGTTGCTAGACAAGGAAAGCTAGACGTAAATATGCTGAGAAGCATATCTGGAAATGTAGACAGTGAATTAGCTGTATTTGTGGAAGATGTTTTTGCAAAATACTGGATTGAAGCAGTTATAAGGGCGCATCATCCTGCTCGTGGAGATAGCGTAGGGGTGTATAATATAGGTGGTGACTCCAAAGCTCTGAGTACTCATATCGCTCACAGTATTAACCCAGCGGCCTCATTGACTTCCATATGTTATCTTGACGGAGATGCATCTGTAGAAGCTAACGCTTCTAAAAAAGTCTATAAACTTCCAGGACAATCGCCTGAAACATATATATATGATAAAGTTAAGGATGAGATTAGGGAGTTTAAAGCAAGACTTGCTATCGCCATGCATTTAAGTTCTGCCGATCAAGATCGTGTTGAAATTGCAGTTGAGGAAGTGAGGCGTACAAACCGAGATCACCATTTGCTATTTAGACAGCTAGGAGATAAACTTGGTTATTTAAGTGGGAATGTAGTTTCAGGTGCGTTTATCAGTACATGGATAGAGATATATCCAGAAGAGGCTAAAGTAATATACCTACCTATAAAAGAAACTTTGCAAAAATTCGATTAAAGGGGGGAAGGCTACTCCCCCCTTTAATCGAATTTTTACACTCAAGCCCCGACCCAATCCTCCATCGGCGGGCAGCTACACACGAAATTCCTGTCCCCGTACACGTTGTCCACGCGGTTGACGCTGGGCCAGTACTTCCAGGCCTTCTGGGCCTTGGCCGGGTAGGCCGCCACTTCGCGGCTGTACGCCCGCGTCCAGTCATCGGCCATCAGGTCGTCCTGCGTATGCGGCGCGTGCTTCAGCGGGCTGTCCTCGGCCTTCAGCAGCCCGTCCTGCACTTCCTGAATCTCGCGGCGAATGTTCAGCATGGCGTCCACGAAGCGGTCCAGCTCGGCTTTCGGCTCGCTCTCGGTCGGCTCGACCATCAAGGTGCCGGGCACCGGGAAGCTCATGGTGGGGGCGTGGAAGCCGTAGTCCATCAGGCGCTTGGCGATGTCCTCCTCGCTGATGCCGGTCGCGGCCTTCAGCGGGCGGATGTCCAGAATGCACTCGTGGGCCACGCGCCCGTTCAGGCCGGTGTACAGCACCGGGAAGGCCCCGCCCAGCCGCGCGGCGACGTAGTTGGCGTTCAGCAGCGCGACCTGGGTGCTCTGCTTGAGGCCCCGCGCGCCCAGCAGCCGGATATACAGGTAGCTGATCGGCAGGATGCTCGCGCTGCCGTACGGTGCGGCGCTCACGGCCCCGGTGCGGCTCTCGCTGGTGGGGCGTACGGCGTGGTTGGGCAGGAAGGGCGCGAGGTGCGCCTTCACGCCAATCGGCCCCATGCCCGGGCCGCCGCCGCCGTGCGGAATGGCGAAGGTCTTGTGCAGGTTCAGGTGCGACACGTCGCTGCCGATCAGGCCGGGCTTGCTCAGGCCCACCTGCGCGTTCATGTTCGCGCCGTCGAGGTACACCTGCCCGCCGTGCGCGTGGATCAGCTCGCACACCTCGGTCACGTTCTCCTCGTACACGCCGTGCGTGCTGGGGTAGGTGATCATCAGGGCGCCCAGGTTGGCGCTGTGCTTCTCGGCCTGCGCCTTCAGGTCGGCCATGTCGATGTTGCCCTGATCATCGGTCTTGACCACCACGACCTGCATGCCCATCATGGCGGCGCTCGCGGGGTTGGTGCCGTGCGCGCTCGCCGGAATCAGGCAGATGGTGCGGTGCGATTCGCCCCGGCTCTCGTGGTACTTGCGGATCACCAGCAGGCCCGCGTACTCGCCCTGCGCGCCGCTGTTGGGCTGGAGGGACACGGCGTCGTAGCCCGTCACGTCGGCCAGCCACGCTTCCAGCTCGGTCAGCAGCTCGGCGTAACCTTCGGTCTGCTCGGCGGGCGCGAAGGGGTGCAGGCCGCCGAACTCGGGCCACGTCACGGGAATCATCTCGGTGGTGGCGTTGAGCTTCATGGTGCAGCTTCCCAGCGGAATCATGCCGTGAACGAGGCTGTAGTCCTTGTTCTCCAGCGCCTTGAGGTAACGCAGCATCCCGTGCTCGGAGTGGTGCGCCGAGAAGACCGGGTGCGTCAGGTACTCGCTCTGGCGCTTGAGGGCGTCGGGGATGCCGTCCACTGCGCCCGCTTCCAGCGCGGCCAGGTCGGCGGTCTGCCCGGTCACCACTTCGAGGATGTCCGCGAGGTCGGCGGGCGTGGTCGTCTCGTCCAGGCTGATGGAGACGCGGGTGGGGATATAGGCCTCACCCTCATACCGGAAGTTCATGCCCTTCGCCTCGGCGCGCTCGCGGATGAACTGCGTGTCGCCGTCGAAGGTCACCGTGTCGAAGAACGTCTCGTTGAGGGGGTAGCCCCCGTCCTGCAACCCCTTCGCCAGCATCCCGGTCAGCTTCTGCACGCGCTCGGCAATCGTCCGGATGCCCTCGGCCCCGTGCCACACGGCGTACGCGGCGGCCATGTTCGCCAGCAGCGCCTGCGCCGTGCAGATGTTGCTGGTGGCCTTCTCGCGGCGGATGTGCTGCTCGCGGGTCTGCATCGCCATGCGCAGGGCGGTCTTGCCGCGCGCGTCCTTGCTCACGCCGATCACGCGGCCGGGCATGGAACGCTGGTACTCGCTGCGGCAG encodes:
- a CDS encoding ATP-binding protein, with translation MRGFENASIQFDFPVTAIIGRNGGGKTTILGAAACLYESIKPRQFFAKSGALDNSMQGWKMSYEAVDKSVSTRDVIRKNATFTSSKWSRDTLKRDVLVFGVIRTLPASERTEMKKLASNNYEIDDKQIEAMATDVSLAVSKILGKDINKFSHIKIDKLGRISLLAGVTADGKSYSEFHFGAGESSVIRMVMKLEGPLIIRWF
- a CDS encoding ATP-binding protein, which translates into the protein MENGLYPLATVKMVEYLIDIAYRKGIQTIFTTHSNDALRVLPSKAIWAIENGVARQGKLDVNMLRSISGNVDSELAVFVEDVFAKYWIEAVIRAHHPARGDSVGVYNIGGDSKALSTHIAHSINPAASLTSICYLDGDASVEANASKKVYKLPGQSPETYIYDKVKDEIREFKARLAIAMHLSSADQDRVEIAVEEVRRTNRDHHLLFRQLGDKLGYLSGNVVSGAFISTWIEIYPEEAKVIYLPIKETLQKFD
- a CDS encoding glucose 1-dehydrogenase is translated as MTQDDPRQPAPNIPPQKQDNPGTEGALNPRADHGETSYRGNGKLEGKVALVTGADSGIGKAVALAFAREGADVVVSYLDEHEDAEDTARLVREAGRRVLLLPGDIGEQAHCHELVERTVAKFGALDVLVNNAGYQKNFGDMTEVTPDDLERHYRTNVFAIFYLCQAAMPHLQPGASIINTASVQAYQPTPTILPYASTKGAVVTFTKGFAKALGEKGVRVNAVAPGPIWTPLVVQGDAESAPEFGRKTPLGRPGQPAELAATYVLLASADSKYTTGAVYAITGGEITA
- the gcvP gene encoding aminomethyl-transferring glycine dehydrogenase translates to MTRPPLSRPLAELLQTDDFARRHIGPSPAEQAEMLAVLGAASLDELTETTLPAAIQFGGDLQVGGPVTEAQALADLKAVAQKNKVFRSYIGMGYSGTHTPPVVLRNMLENPGWYTAYTPYQAEISQGRLEMLLNFQQMVMDLTGMPVSNASLLDEATAAAEAMTLAKRQVKAKGNAFFVADDVHPQTLDVIRTRAEYFGYDVVVGDPADELPEGVFGVLAQYPGTYGELRDLSPIAERVHAAGAALIVATDLLACALLTPPGEQGADIVVGSAQRFGVPMGFGGPHAAFLACRSEYQRSMPGRVIGVSKDARGKTALRMAMQTREQHIRREKATSNICTAQALLANMAAAYAVWHGAEGIRTIAERVQKLTGMLAKGLQDGGYPLNETFFDTVTFDGDTQFIRERAEAKGMNFRYEGEAYIPTRVSISLDETTTPADLADILEVVTGQTADLAALEAGAVDGIPDALKRQSEYLTHPVFSAHHSEHGMLRYLKALENKDYSLVHGMIPLGSCTMKLNATTEMIPVTWPEFGGLHPFAPAEQTEGYAELLTELEAWLADVTGYDAVSLQPNSGAQGEYAGLLVIRKYHESRGESHRTICLIPASAHGTNPASAAMMGMQVVVVKTDDQGNIDMADLKAQAEKHSANLGALMITYPSTHGVYEENVTEVCELIHAHGGQVYLDGANMNAQVGLSKPGLIGSDVSHLNLHKTFAIPHGGGGPGMGPIGVKAHLAPFLPNHAVRPTSESRTGAVSAAPYGSASILPISYLYIRLLGARGLKQSTQVALLNANYVAARLGGAFPVLYTGLNGRVAHECILDIRPLKAATGISEEDIAKRLMDYGFHAPTMSFPVPGTLMVEPTESEPKAELDRFVDAMLNIRREIQEVQDGLLKAEDSPLKHAPHTQDDLMADDWTRAYSREVAAYPAKAQKAWKYWPSVNRVDNVYGDRNFVCSCPPMEDWVGA